One Brassica napus cultivar Da-Ae chromosome A1, Da-Ae, whole genome shotgun sequence genomic region harbors:
- the LOC106442597 gene encoding major oleosin NAP-II codes for MTDTARTHHDITSRDQYPRDRDQYSMIGRDRDKYSMIGRDRDQYNMYGRDYSKSRQIAKAVTAVTAGGSLLVLSSLTLVGTVIALTVATPLLVIFSPILVPALITVALLITGFLSSGGFGIAAITVFSWIYKYATGEHPQGSDKLDSARMKLGGKVQDMKDRAQYYGQQQTGGEHDRDRTRGTQHTT; via the exons ATGACGGATACAGCTAGAACCCATCACGATATCACAAGTCGAGATCAGTATCCCCGAGACCGAGACCAGTATTCTATGATCGGTCGAGACCGAGACAAGTATTCCATGATTGGCCGAGACCGAGACCAGTACAACATGTATGGTCGAGACTACTCCAAGTCTAGACAGATTGCTAAGGCTGTTACCGCAGTCACGGCCGGTGGGTCCCTTCTTGTCCTCTCCAGTCTCACCCTTGTCGGAACTGTCATTGCTCTGACTGTTGCGACTCCTCTGCTTGTTATCTTTAGTCCAATCCTTGTCCCTGCTCTCATCACCGTTGCATTGCTCATCACCGGCTTTCTCTCCTCTGGTGGCTTTGGCATTGCAGCTATAACCGTCTTCTCTTGGATCTACAA GTATGCAACGGGAGAGCACCCACAAGGGTCAGATAAACTGGACAGTGCAAGGATGAAGCTGGGAGGCAAAGTTCAGGATATGAAGGACAGAGCTCAGTACTATGGACAACAGCAAACAGGTGGGGAACACGACCGTGACCGTACCCGTGGAACCCAGCACACTACCTAA
- the LOC106442587 gene encoding acid phosphatase 1-like, protein MRMLVSLLLVLSLFSLAFSNENATSYVLPRPLIFDTHELKSAVDDDNVNVNCTSWRFAAETNNLAPWKTIPAECAGYVKDYLMGRGYVVDLERVSEEANVYASSFGFSGDDGKDTWIFDIDETLLSNLPYYLEHGCGLEVFDHTKFDKWVEKGAAPAIAPSLKLYEKVKDLGYKVILLTGRRENHRVITIENLINAGFNNWDELILRSLDDDHKTATIFKSEKRDEMVKEGYRIRGNSGDQWSDLLGSAMSQRSFKLPNPMYYIP, encoded by the exons ATGCGGATGCTTGTGAGTCTTCTTCTTGTCTTGTCCTTGTTCTCTCTCGCGTTTTCAAACGAAAACGCCACCTCGTACGTCCTTCCGCGACCGTTGATCTTCGACACACACGAGCTCAAGAGCGCCGTCGACGACGATAACGTCAATGTGAATTGCACGAGCTGGAGATTCGCGGCGGAGACGAACAATCTCGCGCCGTGGAAGACGATTCCGGCGGAATGCGCCGGCTACGTGAAAGATTACCTGATGGGTAGAGGCTACGTCGTCGATTTGGAGAGGGTCTCGGAAGAGGCTAACGTGTACGCGAGCAGCTTTGGGTTTAGCGGTGACGATGGGAAGGATACTTGGATCTTCGATATTGACGAGACTCTCTTGTCGAATCTTCCTTATTATTTGGAACACGGTTGTGG GTTGGAAGTTTTTGATCATACGAAGTTTGATAAGTGGGTGGAGAAAGGAGCTGCACCTGCAATAGCACCAAGCTTGAAGCTTTATGAGAAGGTTAAAGATTTGGGGTACAAAGTCATCCTGCTTACAGGGCGAAGAGAGAACCACAGGGTTATCACGATCGAGAACCTGATCAATGCCGGCTTCAATAACTGGGACGAGCTTATTCTGAG GTCGTTGGATGATGACCACAAAACGGCGACCATATTCAAGTCAGAGAAGAGGGATGAGATGGTGAAAGAAGGGTATAGGATCAGAGGCAATTCAGGTGATCAATGGAGTGATTTGTTGGGTTCTGCCATGTCTCAACGTTCATTCAAACTCCCAAATCCCATGTATTACATCCCATGA